In Pseudomonas sp. PDM14, a genomic segment contains:
- a CDS encoding DUF481 domain-containing protein — MFSRSLLFLVVASTSGAALADTVWLKNGDRLTGTIKLFDGGKLLLQTDYGGAIPLDWDKIATLESSQELLVKQDDFTGERAKSLQRADDGKVILANGETPKTVELASIEQMIRPKPVVEDLVWKGNIDLALDYKRAEKDTDDYDVDFKTQARHGRWRHLAEGEYNREFSDDVRTADNWAAEYALDRFLTEKWFWQGRLEYKHDNVEELERQRTLGTGPGYQFWDDELGAFSLGSLLNRTDHQYANGEKENFYAVSMKWDYNRYLIGKTVEMFTNGEVGKPLGNAADYTLDAELGLRYKVTDWASLNMKAEKDMVSGSEGEIDETRYTIGFGVGW, encoded by the coding sequence CTGTTTTCCCGATCCCTGCTTTTTCTCGTCGTAGCGTCCACCAGCGGTGCGGCCCTGGCCGATACCGTGTGGCTGAAGAACGGTGATCGCCTGACCGGCACCATCAAGCTGTTCGACGGCGGCAAGCTGTTGCTGCAGACCGACTACGGCGGCGCCATCCCGCTCGACTGGGACAAGATCGCGACCCTGGAAAGCAGCCAGGAACTCCTGGTCAAGCAGGACGACTTCACCGGCGAGCGGGCCAAGTCGCTGCAGCGCGCCGACGATGGCAAGGTCATCCTGGCTAATGGCGAGACACCGAAGACCGTCGAGCTGGCGAGCATCGAGCAGATGATCCGGCCCAAGCCGGTGGTCGAGGATCTGGTCTGGAAAGGCAACATCGACCTGGCGCTGGACTACAAGCGCGCCGAGAAGGACACCGACGACTACGACGTCGACTTCAAGACCCAGGCCCGTCATGGTCGCTGGCGCCACCTGGCCGAAGGCGAGTACAACCGCGAGTTCAGTGACGACGTGCGCACCGCCGACAACTGGGCTGCCGAGTACGCGCTCGACCGCTTCCTCACCGAGAAATGGTTCTGGCAGGGTCGTCTGGAATACAAGCACGACAACGTCGAGGAGCTGGAACGTCAGCGCACCCTCGGTACCGGTCCGGGTTACCAGTTCTGGGACGACGAACTGGGTGCGTTCTCCCTCGGTTCGCTGCTCAACCGCACTGACCATCAGTACGCCAACGGCGAGAAGGAAAACTTCTACGCCGTCAGTATGAAGTGGGACTACAACCGCTACCTGATCGGCAAGACCGTGGAGATGTTCACCAACGGCGAAGTCGGCAAGCCACTGGGCAACGCCGCCGACTACACTCTGGATGCCGAGTTGGGCCTGCGCTACAAGGTCACCGACTGGGCGTCGCTGAACATGAAGGCAGAGAAGGACATGGTCAGCGGCTCCGAAGGCGAGATCGACGAAACCCGCTACACCATCGGCTTCGGTGTGGGCTGGTAA
- a CDS encoding MGMT family protein, whose amino-acid sequence MRREALYLTLAQVPPGHVVSYGQLGELAGMLRAARWVGRTLSQLPEGTSLPWHRVIAAGGRLSLPLGTPAGEEQRARLRAEGVSVHNNRVDMRRHGWHPMPRSG is encoded by the coding sequence ATGCGCCGCGAGGCGCTGTACCTGACGCTGGCGCAGGTGCCGCCAGGGCATGTGGTCAGCTACGGTCAGCTCGGCGAACTGGCGGGCATGCTGCGCGCGGCACGCTGGGTCGGGCGAACGCTCAGCCAGTTGCCGGAAGGCACCAGCCTGCCCTGGCACCGGGTGATCGCCGCCGGTGGTCGCCTGAGCCTGCCGCTCGGCACGCCGGCCGGCGAGGAACAGCGGGCGCGCCTGCGCGCCGAAGGCGTCAGCGTCCACAACAACCGCGTGGATATGCGCCGGCATGGCTGGCATCCCATGCCCCGCAGCGGTTAG
- a CDS encoding AmpG family muropeptide MFS transporter → MPHRTWRAALAAYASPATLALLLLGFAAGLPYMLVFSTLSVWLREAGVSRETIGFASLIGLAYAFKWIWSPLLDQWRLPLLGRLGRRRSWLVLSQILVALGLVGMALCDPQEHLRWLMATAVLVAFASATQDIAVDAYRLEIADDSRQAALAASYMLGYRVSALLATAGALYFAEWFGSTTKVYEYGAWASTYLIFGILMLPGLITSLWMREPHVDVPVQSSTSRFKLKDQLFSVLILLVMLISLPAMITGLLDQAWPRATLYALFLAVCLSPWGQRQIAPVRDLLSVQRRQLLVAARGKVIPNFDFVHQAVSMIVLIVILVTAAAAAKAYVSGAWPRGTMYVLIALACLSAPGRLLMAPVVTPISEFVQRYRWHALLLLGLIATYRMSDTVMGVMANVFYIDQGFSKEQIASVSKLFGLVMTLLGAGAGGLLIVRFGILPILFIGGLLSAATNLLFVLLSDMGANLDMLILTISCDNFSAGLATSAFVAYLSSLTNLKFSATQYALLSSIMLLLPRLIGGYSGVMVESVGYHQFFLITALLGIPTLILIAIQWSRRDVDAVQAESKSESVSTAAKPDQAG, encoded by the coding sequence ATGCCCCATCGTACCTGGCGCGCCGCCCTGGCCGCCTACGCCAGCCCGGCCACGCTGGCCCTGCTTCTGCTGGGCTTCGCCGCGGGCCTGCCGTACATGCTGGTGTTCTCCACGCTTTCGGTGTGGCTGCGCGAGGCCGGCGTCTCCCGCGAAACCATAGGTTTCGCCAGCCTGATCGGCCTCGCCTACGCCTTCAAATGGATCTGGTCGCCCCTGCTCGACCAATGGCGCCTGCCTCTGCTCGGCCGCCTCGGCCGTCGTCGCTCCTGGCTGGTGCTGTCGCAGATCCTGGTGGCCCTCGGCCTGGTCGGCATGGCCCTGTGCGACCCGCAGGAACACCTGCGCTGGCTGATGGCCACCGCCGTACTGGTGGCCTTCGCCTCCGCCACCCAGGACATCGCCGTCGACGCCTACCGCCTGGAAATCGCCGACGACAGCCGTCAGGCCGCGCTCGCCGCCAGCTACATGCTCGGTTACCGGGTCTCGGCGCTGCTCGCCACCGCCGGCGCGCTGTACTTCGCCGAATGGTTCGGCTCGACCACCAAGGTCTACGAATACGGCGCCTGGGCCAGCACCTACCTGATTTTCGGCATCCTCATGCTGCCCGGCCTGATCACCAGCCTGTGGATGCGCGAGCCGCACGTCGACGTGCCGGTGCAGAGCAGCACCTCGCGCTTCAAGCTCAAGGACCAGCTGTTCTCGGTGCTGATTCTGCTGGTAATGCTGATTTCCCTGCCGGCGATGATCACCGGCCTGCTCGACCAGGCCTGGCCGCGGGCGACGCTCTATGCGCTGTTCCTCGCCGTCTGCCTGTCGCCCTGGGGCCAGCGGCAGATCGCCCCGGTACGCGACCTGCTCAGCGTGCAGCGCCGGCAGCTGCTGGTCGCCGCCCGCGGCAAGGTCATTCCCAACTTCGACTTCGTCCACCAGGCCGTGTCGATGATCGTCCTGATCGTCATCCTGGTGACCGCGGCGGCAGCGGCGAAAGCCTATGTGTCCGGTGCCTGGCCCCGCGGCACCATGTACGTGCTGATCGCCCTCGCCTGCCTCTCCGCACCCGGTCGCCTGCTGATGGCGCCGGTGGTCACGCCGATCAGCGAGTTCGTCCAGCGCTACCGCTGGCACGCCCTGCTGCTGCTCGGGCTGATCGCCACCTATCGCATGTCGGATACGGTGATGGGCGTGATGGCCAACGTGTTCTACATCGACCAGGGCTTTTCCAAGGAGCAGATCGCCAGCGTCAGCAAGCTGTTCGGCCTGGTCATGACCCTGCTCGGTGCGGGCGCCGGCGGCCTGCTGATCGTGCGCTTCGGCATTCTGCCGATCCTGTTCATCGGCGGCCTGCTGTCGGCGGCGACCAACCTGCTGTTCGTCCTGCTCAGCGACATGGGCGCCAACCTGGACATGCTGATCCTGACCATCTCCTGCGACAACTTCAGCGCTGGCCTGGCCACCTCGGCGTTCGTCGCCTACCTGTCGAGCCTGACCAACCTGAAGTTCTCGGCGACCCAGTACGCCCTGCTCAGCTCGATCATGCTCCTGCTGCCTCGGCTGATCGGCGGCTATTCAGGGGTCATGGTGGAAAGCGTCGGCTACCACCAGTTCTTCCTGATCACCGCGTTGCTGGGCATCCCGACACTGATCCTGATCGCCATCCAGTGGAGCCGCAGGGACGTCGACGCGGTCCAGGCCGAGAGCAAGAGTGAAAGCGTATCAACCGCGGCGAAACCGGATCAGGCCGGCTGA
- a CDS encoding mechanosensitive ion channel family protein, with protein MDLTEINMDQLMKASEAWFPVVIAYGSKLLLAFITLLIGWWLINRLTSRIGGLIAMRHSDKALQGFIENLANIVLKVLLVISVASMVGIETTSFIAAIGAAGLAIGLALQGSLANFAGGVLILLFRPFRIGDWIEAQGVSGTVDSIQIFHTVLRTGDNKTVIVPNGSLSNGTITNTSRQATRKVIFDVGVDYDADLQRAREVLLKLSEDSRVMREPAPEVVVAALGDSSITVSLRMWTSNADYWAVVFMLNENIRDQLREAGIDIPFPQRVVRMISVGE; from the coding sequence ATGGACCTGACCGAAATCAACATGGACCAACTGATGAAGGCCTCGGAGGCCTGGTTTCCAGTGGTCATCGCTTACGGCAGCAAGCTGTTGCTGGCTTTCATCACCCTGTTGATCGGCTGGTGGCTGATCAACCGGCTGACCTCGCGTATCGGCGGTCTGATCGCCATGCGCCATTCCGACAAGGCCCTGCAGGGCTTCATCGAGAACCTGGCGAACATCGTGCTCAAGGTGCTGCTGGTGATCAGCGTGGCGTCGATGGTCGGCATCGAGACCACCTCGTTCATCGCCGCCATCGGTGCGGCCGGCCTGGCCATCGGCCTGGCGCTGCAGGGCAGCCTGGCGAACTTCGCCGGGGGTGTGCTGATCCTGCTATTCCGCCCGTTTCGCATCGGCGACTGGATCGAGGCGCAGGGCGTGAGCGGCACGGTCGACAGCATCCAGATCTTCCACACCGTGCTGCGTACCGGCGACAACAAGACGGTGATCGTGCCCAACGGCTCGCTGTCCAACGGCACCATCACCAACACCTCGCGGCAGGCCACGCGCAAAGTGATATTCGATGTCGGTGTCGACTACGATGCGGACCTGCAACGCGCCCGGGAAGTACTGCTGAAACTGTCAGAGGACTCGCGGGTAATGCGTGAGCCGGCGCCTGAAGTGGTGGTGGCGGCGTTGGGGGACAGTTCCATCACGGTATCCCTACGCATGTGGACCAGCAACGCGGATTACTGGGCGGTGGTTTTCATGCTCAACGAGAACATCCGTGATCAATTGCGCGAGGCGGGAATCGACATTCCCTTTCCCCAGCGTGTTGTACGAATGATCAGCGTAGGTGAGTGA
- a CDS encoding YajQ family cyclic di-GMP-binding protein: MPSFDVVSELDKHELTNAVDNAVKELERRFDLRGKCSFESKDKTITLTAEADYMLEQMLEILRMALVKRKIDPQCLELKDAYASGKVIKQEVTFREGIDKELAKKIVAHIKDAKLKVQAAIQGEQVRVTGKKRDDLQEAIAALRGKDFGMPLQYNNFRD; encoded by the coding sequence ATGCCTTCGTTCGACGTGGTGTCCGAATTGGATAAACACGAACTCACCAACGCCGTGGACAACGCGGTGAAGGAACTGGAACGGCGCTTCGACCTGCGTGGCAAATGCAGCTTCGAGAGCAAGGACAAGACCATTACCCTGACCGCCGAAGCCGACTACATGCTCGAGCAGATGCTCGAGATCCTGCGCATGGCCCTGGTCAAGCGCAAGATCGATCCGCAGTGCCTGGAACTCAAGGATGCCTATGCGTCGGGCAAGGTGATCAAGCAGGAAGTGACCTTCCGCGAAGGCATCGACAAGGAGCTGGCGAAGAAGATCGTCGCGCACATCAAGGACGCCAAGCTCAAGGTCCAGGCTGCCATCCAGGGCGAGCAGGTACGGGTCACCGGGAAGAAGCGCGACGACCTGCAGGAGGCCATCGCGGCCTTGCGTGGCAAGGACTTCGGCATGCCGCTGCAGTACAACAACTTCCGCGACTGA
- a CDS encoding putative 2-dehydropantoate 2-reductase: MTWHVLGAGSLGSLWAVRLFRAGLPVQLILRDAQRLAAYCQAGALTLVENQQERHYPIPAQTAAEPQPIQRLLLACKAYDAEQAIASVATRLIPGAQVVLLQNGLGSQQAASALAPQAQGIFASSTEGAFRDGDFRVVFAGQGFTWLGIEGDSSAPQWLGELEQAGIAHAWSEQILGKLWRKLALNCAINPLTVLHDCRNGDLRAWPEEVNDLCDELVMLLQGCNQASAAEGLHDDVWRVIGATAANYSSMYQDVARHQRTEIDYLLGYACRSAATLQLTTPRLLALYERLRSHLTERGLPVT; encoded by the coding sequence GTGACCTGGCACGTTCTCGGCGCCGGCAGTCTCGGCAGCCTCTGGGCCGTCCGCCTGTTCCGTGCCGGCTTGCCAGTACAGCTGATTCTGCGTGACGCGCAGCGCCTGGCCGCCTACTGCCAGGCCGGCGCTCTGACCCTGGTGGAGAACCAGCAGGAACGCCATTACCCGATACCTGCCCAAACCGCCGCCGAGCCGCAGCCAATCCAGCGCCTGCTGCTTGCCTGCAAGGCCTACGACGCCGAGCAGGCCATCGCCAGCGTGGCCACGCGCCTGATTCCTGGCGCACAAGTCGTCCTCTTGCAAAACGGCCTGGGTAGCCAGCAAGCCGCCAGCGCCCTTGCACCGCAGGCACAGGGCATCTTCGCCTCCAGCACCGAAGGCGCGTTCCGCGACGGGGACTTTCGCGTGGTATTCGCCGGCCAGGGTTTCACCTGGCTCGGTATTGAGGGCGACAGCAGCGCACCGCAATGGCTGGGCGAACTCGAACAGGCCGGCATCGCCCATGCCTGGAGCGAGCAGATCCTCGGCAAGCTATGGCGAAAGCTGGCGCTGAACTGCGCGATCAACCCGCTCACCGTACTGCACGACTGTCGCAATGGTGACCTGCGCGCCTGGCCGGAAGAGGTCAACGACCTGTGCGACGAGCTGGTCATGCTGCTGCAAGGTTGCAACCAGGCATCGGCAGCCGAGGGGTTGCACGACGATGTCTGGCGGGTGATCGGTGCCACGGCGGCCAACTACTCGTCGATGTATCAGGATGTCGCCCGCCACCAGCGTACGGAAATCGACTACCTGCTCGGCTACGCCTGTCGCAGCGCCGCCACTCTGCAACTGACCACACCACGTCTGCTGGCGCTGTACGAGCGCCTGCGCAGCCATCTCACCGAGCGCGGATTGCCCGTCACCTGA
- a CDS encoding ATP-binding protein has translation MTRLRQRLDNLPVGRKLLAALLALLATVLLVANLAFISAAYWISQDSVAPQALHTLGRLIATPALSASVLNSPDAAEDLLQRLDSYAPLRAAALYDTRGVRIADLQMGTSLQLPLHVDVLETWRMGEFRATQVIELPQAGKPPGHLLLVASSELPGAFYTGTLTASGVILVISVLLWTLIARQIRRLITRPIRHLEELSRQVTREENYALRAARGNQDEIGSLADAFNTMLSRIEAREHQLKRARDDAQDAFDQARSLAEETRHSNRKLELEVQVRSKIEKKLTGFQNYLNSIIDSMPSALIALDEQLYVTQWNQEASALSGTRLDEALNQPVFLAFPPLKPFLPQLKRTAEQHKVEKVERVTWIKEEEPHHYALTFYPLMGGSGRGVVIRIDDITQRLSLEDMMVQSEKMLSVGGLAAGMAHEINNPLGAILHNVQNIRRRLSPDLAKNQTQAVAVGIALDDVTAYLDAREIPQLLDGIQQAGSRAAKIVSHMLSFSRRSHRQMAPCQLPALIDQALEIAGNDFDLADSFDFKTLTIVRDFDANLGPVTATANEMEQVLLNLLKNAAQAIHLRDDDREPGRITLRTRLSPPWAIIQVEDNGIGMPDNVRKRIFEPFFTTKEVGQGTGLGLSVSYFIVTNNHKGQMEVHSQLGQGTCFTLRLPLTTAPTDTASH, from the coding sequence TTGACCCGTCTGCGTCAGCGCCTCGACAACCTGCCGGTCGGCCGCAAACTGCTCGCGGCCCTGCTCGCCCTGCTCGCCACCGTACTGCTGGTGGCCAACCTGGCATTCATCAGCGCCGCCTACTGGATCTCCCAGGACAGCGTCGCGCCCCAGGCCCTGCACACCCTCGGCCGGTTGATCGCCACGCCGGCCCTGAGCGCCAGCGTGCTCAATTCCCCCGACGCCGCCGAGGACCTGCTGCAACGCCTGGACAGCTACGCACCGCTGCGCGCCGCCGCGTTGTACGACACCCGCGGCGTGCGCATCGCCGACCTGCAGATGGGCACCTCGCTGCAACTGCCGCTGCACGTCGACGTGCTGGAGACCTGGCGCATGGGTGAGTTCCGCGCCACCCAGGTGATCGAACTGCCACAGGCTGGCAAGCCACCCGGCCATCTGCTGCTGGTGGCCTCCAGCGAGCTGCCAGGCGCCTTCTACACCGGCACCCTGACCGCCAGCGGCGTGATCCTGGTAATCAGCGTGCTGCTCTGGACCCTGATTGCCCGGCAGATCCGCCGCCTGATCACCCGGCCGATCCGCCACCTGGAGGAACTCTCGCGCCAGGTCACCCGCGAGGAGAACTACGCCCTGCGTGCTGCCCGTGGCAACCAGGACGAGATCGGCAGCCTGGCTGATGCCTTCAACACCATGCTCAGCCGCATCGAGGCCCGCGAGCACCAGCTCAAACGTGCCCGCGACGACGCCCAGGATGCCTTCGACCAGGCCCGCAGCCTGGCCGAGGAAACCCGCCACTCCAACCGCAAGCTGGAACTGGAAGTGCAGGTGCGCAGCAAGATCGAGAAGAAGCTCACCGGCTTCCAGAACTACCTCAACAGCATCATCGACTCCATGCCCTCGGCGCTGATCGCCCTCGACGAGCAGCTCTACGTCACCCAGTGGAACCAGGAGGCCAGCGCGCTCTCCGGCACACGCCTGGACGAAGCGCTGAACCAGCCGGTGTTCCTCGCCTTCCCGCCGCTCAAGCCGTTCCTGCCGCAGCTCAAGCGCACCGCCGAACAGCACAAGGTGGAGAAGGTCGAGCGCGTCACCTGGATCAAGGAAGAGGAACCGCACCACTACGCCCTGACCTTCTACCCGCTGATGGGCGGCAGCGGCCGTGGCGTGGTGATCCGCATCGACGACATCACCCAACGCCTGTCGCTGGAGGACATGATGGTGCAGTCGGAGAAGATGCTCTCGGTCGGCGGCCTGGCCGCCGGCATGGCCCACGAGATCAACAACCCGCTCGGCGCCATCCTGCACAACGTGCAGAACATCCGCCGGCGCCTGTCGCCCGACCTGGCGAAGAACCAGACCCAGGCCGTGGCCGTCGGCATCGCCCTGGACGATGTCACCGCCTACCTCGACGCGCGAGAAATCCCCCAGTTGCTCGACGGCATCCAGCAGGCCGGCTCACGGGCGGCGAAGATCGTCAGCCACATGCTCAGCTTCAGCCGCCGCAGCCACCGGCAGATGGCGCCGTGCCAGCTGCCCGCGCTGATCGATCAGGCCCTGGAGATCGCCGGCAACGACTTCGACCTGGCCGACAGCTTCGACTTCAAGACCCTGACCATCGTCCGCGATTTCGACGCCAACCTGGGCCCGGTAACAGCCACCGCCAACGAAATGGAACAGGTACTGCTCAACCTGCTGAAGAACGCCGCCCAGGCCATCCACCTGCGCGACGATGACCGCGAGCCCGGACGCATCACCCTGCGCACAAGGCTCAGCCCGCCCTGGGCGATCATCCAAGTCGAGGACAATGGCATCGGCATGCCGGACAACGTGCGCAAGCGCATCTTCGAGCCGTTCTTCACCACCAAGGAAGTCGGCCAGGGCACCGGCCTCGGCCTGTCCGTGTCGTACTTCATCGTCACCAACAACCACAAGGGGCAGATGGAAGTGCACTCCCAGCTCGGCCAGGGCACCTGCTTCACCCTGCGCCTGCCCCTGACCACCGCCCCGACCGACACCGCGAGCCACTGA
- a CDS encoding cob(I)yrinic acid a,c-diamide adenosyltransferase translates to MGYRLSKIYTKTGDTGETGLADGRRVAKDHPRVEAMGELDLLNSQLGLLLADLAEHEGMWPGLTEIIEVLTPCQHRLFDLGGELAMPDYQALQDDEVERLEQAIDRWNEELGPLQNFILPGGSRLIAQAHVCRALARNAERRCQTLNASEPLRAVGMAYINRLSDLLFVAGRLIARRQHINEVLWQAAAKPEA, encoded by the coding sequence ATGGGCTACCGCCTGAGCAAGATCTACACGAAAACCGGCGACACCGGCGAAACCGGCCTGGCCGATGGCCGCCGGGTGGCCAAGGACCATCCGCGGGTGGAAGCAATGGGGGAACTGGACCTGCTCAACAGCCAGCTCGGCCTGCTGCTCGCCGACCTTGCCGAGCACGAGGGCATGTGGCCGGGGCTGACCGAAATCATCGAAGTGCTCACACCCTGCCAGCACCGCCTGTTCGACCTCGGTGGCGAACTGGCCATGCCGGACTACCAGGCGCTGCAGGACGATGAAGTCGAACGCCTGGAGCAGGCCATCGATCGCTGGAACGAGGAACTCGGCCCGCTGCAGAATTTCATCCTTCCCGGCGGCTCACGACTGATCGCCCAGGCCCACGTCTGCCGCGCCCTGGCCCGCAACGCCGAGCGCCGCTGCCAGACGCTCAACGCCAGCGAGCCGCTGCGTGCGGTGGGCATGGCCTACATCAATCGCCTGTCGGACCTGCTGTTCGTCGCCGGCCGGCTGATCGCCCGCCGCCAGCACATCAACGAAGTGCTGTGGCAGGCAGCCGCAAAGCCTGAAGCCTGA
- a CDS encoding Nudix family hydrolase produces the protein MKRVHVAAAVIRGADDQVLIAKRADDQHQGGLWEFPGGKVEEGEAVQAALARELEEELGIRVSAARPLIQVQHDYPDKQVLLDVWEVSAFSGEPHGAEGQPLAWVAPRELDNYAFPAANQPIVAAARLPDRYLITPEELEPGELLAGVRAAIASGIRLIQLRAPNMFDAQYRDLAVDIQGLCAGKAQLMLKGPLEWLGDFPAAGWHLTGEQLRKYAAKGRPFPAERWLAASCHSAEELQLATQIGVDFITLSPVQATQTHPDAAPLGWDVASELLRGFNKPAYLLGGLGADDLSRAWQSRAQGVAAIRAFWPGV, from the coding sequence ATGAAGCGAGTGCACGTGGCCGCTGCGGTCATCCGTGGTGCCGATGATCAGGTGCTGATCGCCAAGCGCGCCGATGATCAGCACCAGGGCGGCCTGTGGGAGTTTCCCGGTGGCAAGGTGGAAGAGGGTGAAGCCGTGCAGGCGGCCCTGGCCCGCGAGCTGGAGGAAGAGCTGGGCATTCGCGTCAGCGCCGCCCGGCCGCTGATCCAGGTGCAGCACGACTACCCGGACAAGCAGGTGCTGCTGGATGTCTGGGAGGTTTCGGCATTCTCCGGCGAGCCTCATGGTGCCGAAGGCCAGCCGCTGGCCTGGGTGGCCCCGCGCGAGTTGGATAACTACGCGTTTCCCGCCGCCAACCAGCCGATCGTCGCGGCGGCGCGCCTGCCCGACCGTTACCTGATCACTCCGGAAGAGCTGGAGCCCGGCGAGTTGCTGGCCGGGGTGCGGGCGGCCATCGCCAGCGGCATCCGCCTGATCCAGCTGCGCGCACCGAACATGTTCGATGCGCAGTACCGCGACCTGGCGGTGGATATCCAGGGCCTGTGCGCCGGCAAGGCGCAGCTGATGCTCAAGGGGCCACTGGAGTGGCTGGGCGATTTCCCCGCCGCGGGCTGGCACCTGACCGGCGAGCAGCTGCGCAAGTATGCGGCCAAGGGCCGCCCGTTCCCGGCCGAGCGTTGGCTGGCGGCGTCCTGCCACAGCGCGGAAGAATTGCAGTTGGCGACGCAGATCGGCGTCGATTTCATCACCTTGTCGCCCGTGCAGGCGACTCAGACCCATCCCGACGCGGCGCCGTTGGGCTGGGACGTCGCCAGTGAACTGTTACGCGGCTTCAACAAGCCGGCTTATCTGCTTGGCGGGCTCGGCGCGGATGATCTGTCACGTGCCTGGCAGAGCCGCGCCCAGGGCGTCGCGGCGATTCGCGCGTTCTGGCCGGGCGTCTGA
- a CDS encoding glutathione S-transferase family protein produces MSLTLIIGNKNFSSWSLRGWLALELSGAPYTEKLVSLYGPDSRRQLLQHSPTGKVPVLQSEDGAIWDSLAIAEYLAERFPEAHLWPQNPAARALARSACAEMHSGFVALRSNLPMDLQRDQALPQIPADAQADIERICELWQDCRQRFGQDGPYLFGQVSIADAFFAPVAARLRSYQVTLPAAAAAYVNTIYEWPAFQRWYRAGLQETESNA; encoded by the coding sequence ATGTCCCTGACCCTGATCATCGGCAACAAGAACTTCTCGTCCTGGTCCCTGCGTGGCTGGCTGGCGCTCGAGCTGAGTGGCGCGCCGTACACCGAGAAACTGGTGTCGCTGTATGGCCCGGACAGCCGTCGTCAGCTGCTGCAGCATTCGCCGACAGGCAAGGTGCCGGTGCTGCAGTCCGAGGACGGGGCGATCTGGGACTCCCTGGCGATTGCCGAGTACCTCGCCGAGCGCTTTCCCGAGGCCCACCTGTGGCCGCAGAACCCGGCCGCACGCGCATTGGCGCGCTCGGCCTGTGCGGAGATGCACAGCGGCTTCGTCGCCCTGCGCAGCAACCTGCCGATGGACCTGCAACGTGACCAGGCGCTGCCGCAGATTCCCGCAGACGCCCAGGCGGACATCGAGCGGATCTGCGAGCTGTGGCAGGACTGTCGCCAGCGCTTCGGCCAGGACGGCCCTTACCTGTTCGGTCAGGTCAGCATCGCCGACGCTTTCTTCGCCCCGGTGGCCGCGCGGTTGCGCAGCTATCAGGTGACACTGCCAGCCGCTGCCGCAGCTTATGTGAACACCATTTACGAGTGGCCGGCCTTCCAGCGGTGGTACCGCGCCGGCCTGCAGGAAACGGAGAGCAATGCATGA